From Hydractinia symbiolongicarpus strain clone_291-10 chromosome 12, HSymV2.1, whole genome shotgun sequence, one genomic window encodes:
- the LOC130622719 gene encoding band 4.1-like protein 5: MVFDGLRRTLRTTFRRKTKSHTPQPVDVKNKLPCKVMLLDGTDISVNLKKGALGSELLRRVLMHLDLVEKDYFALQFMDTKQVPHWLDPMKKIKRQVVIGPPYTLHFRVKFYAPNPQTLHEELTRYQFFLQIKQDILRGRFRPTSKQSIELGGLAIQSELGDYDNTLHIGNYVSEFKLFPDQNEDLDRSIERKHRTLCGKNPAECEKEYLAIACRLRYYGMDRHAVKGSDNRDYKICLTPQAIVIMEGDMEKGSYFWKSIADIKFQQSEFLLDIIANEINHEKHELRYVLPTPRASKHLWKCAIEYHTFFRLLATSEAPKKKTFAPLRRSSTFTYRGRTLSQVKKEDAVNTRRTLLFKRTRSERITQRSTIGYIRYGAIVWARAINGDYYKGEVTALKDKVHIKFENGDTIIHDRTDETALVYDMDPKLEELDVGTRVIAHWSGLSALLPGRITKIDGKKYYVHYDDGDQGTNRIEQMRVLKPQLFYGANVWRSKSNRYSMTTTALIGSTTTASVTSDDLRKTSTCIDVNRANRTESNVSVDDVFSKRNSPASSPHNKKSRKPLASNSPLVHQSSVEQMNLPRTQSVPVKAGTNKRPSTTSVQTKPSPKLLTRNEKSKTGSVQITEL, translated from the exons ATGGTATTTGATGGATTACGAAGAACCTTACGAACAACATTTCGAAGGAAAACCAAATCTCACACACCACAACCTGTAGATGTAAAGAATAAATTACCATGCAAGGTGATGTTGCTCGATGGTACAGATATATCAGTTAATTTAAAG AAAGGTGCCTTAGGAAGTGAGCTTCTTCGAAGAGTTCTGATGCATTTGGATTTGGTGGAGAAAGATTACTTTGCGTTACAGTTCATGGATACTAAACAAGTTCCA CATTGGCTTGATCCAATGAAAAAGATAAAACGACAAGTTGTCA ttGGACCCCCATACACACTACATTTTCGAGTGAAATTTTATGCACCAAATCCTCAAACACTACACGAAGAACTTACTAG GTACCAattttttctacaaataaagcAAGATATATTGCGGGGAAG ATTTCGTCCAACTTCAAAACAATCCATTGAATTAGGTGGTCTGGCCATTCAAT CGGAACTGGGAGATTACGATAACACCTTGCATATCGGAAATTATGTGTCAGAGTTTAAACTATTCCCAGATCAG AATGAAGACTTAGATCGTAGTATTGAAAGAAAACATCGTACTTTATG TGGAAAAAATCCTGCAGAATGCGAGAAGGAATATCTCGCGATCGCTTGCAGACTCAGGTATTATGGAATGGACAGGCATGCTGTTAAA GGTTCAGATAATAGAGACTACAAGATATGTTTAACTCCACAAGCTATCGTGATCATGGAAGGTGATATGGAGAAAGGATCCTATTTTTG gaaaagcATTGCAGATATAAAATTTCAACAATCCGAATTTTTGTTAGATATCATTGCCAATGAAATTAAT CATGAAAAACATGAACTGCGTTATGTGTTACCAACTCCTCGAGCAAGTAAACATCTGTGGAAATGTGCAATCGAGTACCACACGTTCTTCAG ATTACTTGCTACTTCAGAAGcaccaaaaaagaaaacatttgcaCCACTAAGACGCAGTTCAACATTCACATACAG AGGGCGAACGTTATCGCAAGTCAAAAAAGAAGATGCTGTTAATACGAGACGAACATTGCTTTTCAAaag AACAAGAAGTGAAAGAATAACTCAGAGGTCAACTATTG gTTACATTCGATATGGTGCGATTGTTTGGGCACGAGCGATTAACGGCGATTATTACAAAGGAGAGGTTACAGCACTGAAAGATAAAGTTCATATCAAATTTGAAAATGGCGATACTATAATTCACGATCG GACTGATGAAACAGCCTTAGTGTATGATATGGATCCAAAACTGGAAGAACTCGACGTAGGAACGCGTGTCATTGCTCATTGGTCCGGATTATCTGCTCTCCTCCCTGGCCGCATAACAAAAAttgatggaaaaaaatattacgTGCATTATGACGATGGAGATCAGGGAACCAATCGAATTGAACAAATGCGAGTATTAAAGCCGCAGTTGTTCTACG GTGCAAACGTGTGGAGATCAAAATCTAATCGCTATTCCATGACAACGACTGCGTTAATTGGGTCCACAACCACCGCCAGTGTCACGTCTGACGATCTGCGTAAAACCTCCACCTGTATAGACGTTAACCGCGCAAACAGAACAGAATCTAATGTATCTGTTGACGATGTCTTTTCAAAACGAAATTCGCCTGCTTCTTCTCCTCATAATAAGAAGTCAAGAAAACCTCTTGCTTCAAACTCTCCGCTTGTACATCAGTCAAGTGTTGAACAAATGAATCTACCAAGAACACAAAGCGTTCCTGTGAAAGCTGGGACCAATAAAAG ACCTTCGACAACTTCTGTGCAAACCAAA CCGTCACCGAAGCTGCTCACTCgaaatgaaaaaagtaaaactgGAAGTGTACAAATAACAGAACTATGA
- the LOC130622718 gene encoding band 4.1-like protein 5, which translates to MVFDGLRKSLRNTFRRKSKKGGAPYSVDGKKLLPCNIALLDGTDVSINLQRDALGKDLLKRVYLHLDLVEKDYFGLQFMDAKQVPHWLDPTKKVKKQVTIGPPYTLHFRVKFYAPDPHLLTEELTRYHFFSQIKQDVRQGKLRPTMKQSIDLGAFSVQSELGDFDNTIHVGNYVSEFRLVPDQSTELEHAIEKKHRLVSGMNPAECEVNYLAIARGLEYYGMDRHVVTGEDNKEYVIGLTPHGIVVLKGDQKLGFHVWKSITNITFKQARFIMCARTSESETQEYRYLLPTPHASKHLWKCAIEYHTFFRLITAKEPPERKSSLFRRNSRFGYSGRTLAQAQKDNAVNGRKSMLIKRTRSERYAQRSTIGYIRIGSHVWARAINGDYYKGEVTALTDKVHIKFENGDTISHDRSDENALVFDMDPNPNELKIGTRVIGHWSGLSAFLPGNITKIDGNKYHVLYDDGDRGTNRIEQMRILKPPLFFGPGSGRSKLQKKYSMKTTALIGSTTSNSISDDHNKVSVSADLNKLKNNRRHISEGDDDVFPNRSSPRGSPRSSKPRKTKGSSSPSLPHADSNSRAVNQKWKADLKASDQNNIQRTQSASTNNNNVVKGPTRAFSLDQKEVLQNDTPPLNARFVHKSKTGNGYQITDL; encoded by the exons atgGTATTTGATGGTTTGAGAAAAAGTTTACGTAATACATTTCGAAGGAAGTCAAAGAAAGGTGGAGCACCATATTCTGTTGATGGCAAGAAGTTATTACCATGTAACATAGCTCTGCTAGATGGCACAGATGTTTCTATCAATCTACAG AGAGATGCATTAGGTAAAGATTTATTGAAACGAGTGTATTTACATTTGGATTTGGTAGAGAAAGATTACTTTGGATTGCAATTCATGGATGCGAAACAAGTGCCA CATTGGCTTGATccaacaaagaaagtaaagaaaCAAGTTACTA TTGGACCACCGTACACGCTACATTTTCGTGTAAAGTTCTATGCACCAGACCCTCACTTATTAACAGAGGAACTTACCAG AtatcattttttttcacaaataaaaCAAGACGTACGTCAgggaaa GCTTCGTCCTACAATGAAGCAATCAATTGACTTAGGAGCATTTTCAGTCCAAT ctGAACTTGGAGATTTTGATAACACTATACATGTTGGAAATTATGTGTCTGAATTCAGACTAGTTCCAGATCAA agtACTGAATTGGAACATGCTATAGAAAAGAAGCATCGACTTGTATC tgGGATGAATCCTGCAGAATGTGAGGTGAACTATCTTGCAATCGCCCGAGGTTTAGAGTATTATGGTATGGATCGCCATGTTGTGACC GGTGAAGATAATAAAGAATATGTAATTGGTTTAACACCACATGGTATTGTTGTTTTAAAGGGAGATCAAAAGTTGGGTTTTCATGTGTG GAAAAGCATCACCAATATAACATTCAAGCAAGCGAGGTTTATCATGTGTGCTCGTACAAGCGAG AGCGAGACACAGGAATATCGTTACCTGTTGCCAACACCTCATGCAAGTAAACATTTATGGAAGTGTGCAATCGAGTATCACACCTTCTTTAG ATTAATAACAGCCAAGGAACCCCCAGAGAGAAAGTCAAGTCTCTTCAGACGAAATTCCAGATTTGGATACAG TGGACGGACGTTGGCTCAGGCACAAAAAGACAATGCTGTCAACGGAAGGAAGTCTATGCTAATAAAAAG AACGAGAAGTGAAAGATATGCACAGAGATCAACCATAG GTTATATACGAATTGGTTCTCACGTTTGGGCACGAGCGATTAATGGCGATTATTATAAAGGTGAGGTGACAGCTCTCACCGATAAAGTTCATATCAAATTTGAAAATGGCGACACCATATCTCACGATCG atctGACGAAAATGCTCTAGTTTTTGATATGGACCCTAATCCGAATGAACTCAAGATCGGCACACGTGTGATTGGTCATTGGTCAGGACTGTCAGCCTTCCTTCCTGGAAATATCACCAAAATTGATGGTAATAAATACCATGTGCTCTATGACGATGGAGATCGAGGTACAAATCGAATCGAGCAAATGAGAATACTGAAGCCTCCATTGTTTTTcg GTCCTGGTTCAGGTAGATCAAAACTTCAAAAGAAATATTCCATGAAGACAACAGCACTGATTGGTTCGACCACAAGTAACAGTATTTCCGACGACCACAACAAAGTCTCAGTGAGCGCAGActtaaataaactaaaaaataatcGACGTCATATATCGGAAGGCGATGATGATGTTTTCCCGAATCGAAGCTCTCCTCGTGGTTCTCCTCGTAGTAGCAAACCACGCAAAACAAAAGGGTCATCATCTCCTTCTTTGCCGCATGCAGACTCCAACTCAAGAGCAGTGAATCAAAAATGGAAAGCTGATTTAAAAGCCAGTGATCAAAACAACATTCAAAGAACTCAAAGTGCTTCTACAAATAACAACAATGTCGTAAAAGG GCCAACTAGAGCCTTTTCATTGGACCAAAAAGAG GTATTGCAAAATGATACTCCACCATTGAACGCAAGATTCGTGCACAAATCAAAAACAGGAAACGGCTATCAAATTACAGACCTGTGA